One window of the Cryptomeria japonica chromosome 7, Sugi_1.0, whole genome shotgun sequence genome contains the following:
- the LOC131053478 gene encoding uncharacterized protein LOC131053478: MKDRMEMEIESGIDGDSINVNVFSLLAIARQKINQGNPSLALQAVVMAMKLCGGENAVMWTLQRAREMYQNRMQENSAAEELASLFAECAITDVLPDTSARLTPSNDVDLSGLSLLTDTNQTSILAKSGRVQVVMDAFADGSSFVCLQCGSLVSNFRKDEHFAYWCCAS, translated from the exons ATGAAGGATAGAATGGAGATGGAGATCGAATCAGGAATTGATGGCGACAGCATAAACGTAAATGTTTTTTCTCTGCTGGCAATTGCTCGCCAGAAGATCAATCAGGGAAATCCCTCCCTCGCTTTGCAAGCG GTGGTAATGGCAATGAAATTATGTGGTGGAGAAAATGCGGTCATGTGGACATTGCAGAGAGCTCGAGAGATGTACCAGAATCGAATGCAAGAAAATTCAGCTGCGGAAGAACTTGCGTCACTGTTTGCTGAATGTGCAATTACTGACGTGTTGCCTGATACATCTGCCAGACTGACGCCTTCTAATGATGTTGATCTTAGTGGTTTATCATTGTTAACAGACACAAATCAAACCTCCATACTTGCTAAAAGTGGAAGGGTGCAAGTAGTTATGGATGCTTTTGCAGATGGGAGCAGTTTTGTTTGCTTGCAATGTGGGAGTCTTGTTAGCAACTTTCGCAAAGATGAGCACTTTGCATATTGGTGCTGTGCTTCTTAA